Proteins encoded within one genomic window of Candidatus Binatota bacterium:
- a CDS encoding ABC transporter ATP-binding protein, translating to MINADHLSKNYGPVRAVDGISFDIEAGDIVGLLGPNGSGKTTIMRMLTGFFAPTSGTCSVAGVDLVDDSLGARRHIGYLPENIALYPDMNVRGYLNFAARTRDYGGNVKQRVDDVMEECGLAHMARRTIGKMSKGYRQRVGIAQAIVHEPQVLILDEPTVGLDPRQIVEIRSLIRQLAGRSTVLLSTHILPEVSVTCRRVLILDEGRLVAEDTAEGLTKKTVGKREAVLRLRADAAEAARVLGAVDGVESVELTATASDGTVSFLVAAAQATDLVPALVREVSERGWPLYEATPRVMSLEELFVKILEDGAGS from the coding sequence GTGATAAACGCCGACCACCTCAGTAAGAATTACGGGCCCGTTCGTGCCGTTGACGGTATTTCCTTCGATATTGAGGCGGGCGATATAGTTGGACTGCTCGGACCCAATGGTTCGGGCAAGACGACCATCATGCGCATGCTCACGGGCTTCTTTGCCCCTACCTCTGGCACTTGCAGTGTGGCGGGCGTTGACCTGGTGGATGACTCTCTTGGAGCGCGGCGTCACATCGGATACCTGCCTGAGAACATCGCGCTCTATCCCGATATGAACGTGCGCGGCTACCTCAACTTCGCGGCACGCACCCGCGACTACGGTGGCAACGTCAAGCAGCGCGTAGACGATGTCATGGAGGAGTGTGGCCTGGCCCACATGGCCCGACGCACCATTGGTAAGATGTCCAAGGGCTATCGCCAACGGGTGGGCATCGCCCAGGCCATCGTGCACGAACCCCAGGTGCTCATTCTCGATGAACCCACAGTGGGGCTCGATCCCCGCCAGATCGTCGAGATTCGATCCTTGATCAGGCAACTCGCTGGGCGATCGACGGTGCTGTTGTCCACCCACATCCTGCCCGAGGTCAGTGTAACCTGTCGGCGGGTTCTCATACTCGACGAGGGCCGCCTGGTAGCCGAGGACACGGCAGAGGGGCTCACAAAAAAGACGGTTGGCAAGCGGGAGGCAGTTCTCCGGCTGAGAGCCGATGCCGCGGAAGCTGCTCGGGTGCTGGGGGCCGTCGATGGTGTGGAGTCGGTTGAGCTCACAGCCACGGCGTCCGATGGTACGGTTTCCTTCCTGGTGGCAGCTGCGCAAGCTACCGATCTCGTGCCCGCGCTGGTACGCGAAGTCAGCGAGCGGGGCTGGCCCCTGTATGAAGCCACACCACGCGTGATGAGCCTCGAGGAACTGTTCGTCAAGATACTCGAAGACGGGGCGGGGAGTTGA
- a CDS encoding DUF4340 domain-containing protein, whose protein sequence is MKWGRIALYWALAVGIAVYLQWGGSTSPFELEPPATETSAPLLEGPANRIDRVEITAGRQHLVCERIESRWKLIEPRGLAVSNDLIEATLETLTSTPPIESIPADDVELSDFGLDPPALAFRAWAGERDLGELLFGDRNPTRTAAYAGRKGDAKVYVIGLSSRYYTELLLDEVALQLGPTGQNKGSGP, encoded by the coding sequence ATGAAGTGGGGACGTATAGCCCTGTACTGGGCTCTTGCGGTTGGCATCGCCGTCTACCTGCAGTGGGGAGGCTCGACTTCACCGTTCGAACTGGAACCGCCGGCCACGGAGACCTCGGCACCTCTGCTCGAAGGTCCGGCGAACCGCATTGACCGTGTGGAAATTACAGCCGGCCGACAGCACCTGGTCTGCGAGAGGATCGAAAGCCGTTGGAAATTGATCGAGCCGAGGGGTCTCGCGGTATCCAACGACCTGATCGAGGCGACGCTCGAAACACTGACCTCGACACCTCCCATAGAATCTATTCCAGCCGACGACGTTGAACTCTCGGATTTCGGCCTTGATCCGCCGGCGCTGGCTTTCAGAGCCTGGGCGGGCGAACGTGATCTTGGCGAGCTGCTTTTCGGCGATCGCAATCCCACCCGGACGGCCGCCTATGCCGGACGCAAAGGGGACGCTAAGGTCTATGTTATCGGTCTCAGCTCGCGTTACTACACCGAGTTGTTGCTCGACGAAGTAGCGCTGCAGCTTGGTCCGACAGGGCAAAACAAGGGCTCGGGCCCTTAG
- a CDS encoding acyl-CoA dehydrogenase: protein MDFAFSEEQQLLRSTTESFLAAEAPITYARDFSEQDVPRLDEALWQSMVALGWTGLTVPEENGGAGLGVLEAVVLAEEMGRVLLPAPWLSTVALAVPVLTALGGERADELLAAIAGGDARVSLAMLEKSGSWNPADLEMAAAASEEGFVLEGTKYFVPDACFATHLLVVAAVDDGLGVFVVETGQAGVAMETMATVDATRRMSLVELKDVHLPASSLLGNKALSAAELDSPISSAVCVLAAEMCGVASTALDLTLDYLGVREQFGKRLGSFQALQHRCADMKVSLENARSLVYYAAWAVDEGRDDSALAVAMAKAWCSDGCSEIVAAAIQLHGGIGFTWEHDLQLLFRRVKGSEASWGDATVQREKVASLLQL from the coding sequence TTGGATTTCGCTTTCAGCGAAGAGCAGCAGCTGCTGCGCTCTACGACCGAGTCATTTCTCGCCGCCGAAGCCCCCATCACCTACGCGCGTGATTTTTCCGAACAGGATGTTCCTCGATTGGACGAGGCGCTGTGGCAGAGCATGGTGGCCCTGGGTTGGACTGGTTTGACGGTGCCCGAAGAAAACGGTGGCGCCGGCCTGGGAGTGCTCGAGGCTGTAGTCCTTGCCGAAGAGATGGGTAGGGTGCTGCTGCCCGCCCCCTGGTTGTCCACCGTGGCGCTGGCTGTCCCCGTGCTGACGGCACTCGGTGGCGAGCGGGCCGATGAATTGCTGGCCGCTATCGCAGGAGGTGACGCTCGGGTGAGCCTGGCCATGCTCGAAAAATCGGGGAGCTGGAATCCCGCCGATCTTGAGATGGCGGCCGCTGCCAGCGAAGAGGGCTTCGTGCTGGAGGGGACTAAATACTTCGTGCCGGACGCCTGCTTTGCCACTCACCTGTTGGTCGTGGCCGCTGTTGACGATGGGCTCGGCGTGTTTGTAGTAGAAACCGGCCAGGCTGGCGTGGCGATGGAAACCATGGCCACGGTTGATGCTACTCGGCGCATGTCGCTTGTTGAGCTCAAGGACGTGCACCTGCCTGCCAGCTCGTTGCTGGGTAACAAGGCGCTGTCGGCTGCCGAGCTGGACAGCCCGATATCTTCGGCGGTCTGCGTACTCGCGGCCGAGATGTGCGGAGTGGCTTCGACGGCGCTCGATTTGACCCTCGATTACCTCGGTGTGCGAGAACAGTTTGGCAAGCGGCTGGGTAGTTTTCAGGCCCTTCAACATCGTTGTGCCGACATGAAGGTGTCGCTGGAGAACGCGCGTTCCTTGGTTTACTACGCCGCGTGGGCGGTCGATGAGGGGAGGGACGACTCGGCCCTCGCCGTCGCCATGGCCAAAGCCTGGTGCAGCGATGGCTGTTCGGAAATAGTGGCGGCAGCCATACAACTTCATGGCGGCATAGGGTTCACCTGGGAGCACGATCTTCAGTTGCTGTTCAGGCGCGTGAAGGGTTCCGAGGCCAGCTGGGGCGACGCGACCGTTCAAAGAGAGAAGGTGGCTTCCCTGCTGCAGCTCTGA
- a CDS encoding MCE family protein, with protein MNKEQRAGLFFIGGLLVFFVAIALTAQSRMFTDSWHLYAEFSDVHGLTAGAPVRVAGVEAGSVDSVRLVEGGVRVGLELDADVAVYGGGEAVLDYQALSGNRFVAISAGDPAAGRLGDGDSIEGIERGGITGALGELEQVGKSIGELVESFNSNQADLLGTLNKIVDENAAAITATAASLEIITSRIAAGEGTLGRLSADDSLYTEMTGALASLRVAASNISILTGRLVDGEGSLGELLTDDSAFYDEARETMARLRSSTDELDRMASMLSSGDGTIGKLLTDDSLYYETEDAIRALGRTAETIEDQAPISVIGTAIGTLF; from the coding sequence ATGAACAAGGAACAGAGAGCTGGATTATTTTTCATCGGCGGACTACTGGTGTTTTTCGTGGCCATCGCGCTCACCGCTCAGTCGAGGATGTTCACGGACTCGTGGCATCTCTACGCCGAGTTTTCGGACGTACACGGACTGACCGCGGGGGCACCGGTACGTGTGGCGGGCGTGGAAGCCGGCAGCGTTGACTCGGTGCGACTCGTAGAAGGCGGCGTGCGCGTAGGCCTGGAACTCGACGCCGACGTGGCTGTATACGGCGGAGGCGAAGCGGTGCTTGACTACCAGGCCTTAAGCGGAAACCGATTCGTCGCAATTTCTGCCGGTGACCCGGCTGCAGGGCGCCTCGGCGACGGCGACAGCATAGAGGGAATCGAACGCGGCGGCATCACCGGTGCCCTTGGCGAGCTTGAACAAGTGGGCAAGAGCATCGGCGAGCTGGTGGAATCGTTTAACAGCAACCAAGCAGACCTGCTGGGAACCCTCAACAAGATCGTCGACGAAAACGCCGCGGCCATCACAGCCACGGCGGCCAGCCTGGAAATCATAACCTCGCGCATCGCTGCAGGCGAAGGAACCCTGGGCCGCCTCTCGGCCGACGATTCGCTTTACACCGAGATGACCGGTGCGCTGGCAAGCCTCAGAGTTGCCGCCAGCAACATATCGATCCTGACCGGTCGCCTCGTAGACGGCGAAGGCTCGCTGGGTGAACTCCTGACCGACGACTCGGCTTTCTACGACGAAGCCCGTGAAACCATGGCGCGGCTGAGGAGCAGCACTGACGAACTCGATCGCATGGCTTCGATGCTCAGCTCGGGTGACGGAACCATAGGCAAGCTGCTGACTGACGACTCGTTGTACTACGAGACCGAAGACGCCATCAGGGCGCTTGGGCGCACGGCCGAGACCATCGAAGACCAGGCCCCGATATCAGTAATAGGCACGGCGATAGGGACACTTTTCTAA
- a CDS encoding ATP-binding cassette domain-containing protein: MKRVSGKGVDIKVENVIHEYGDNRVLDGVNMEVAAGATLCVLGGSGTGKSVLVRLMAGLEVPTSGAISIGGLLVPEYAALPPDDKPFLVSMVFQHSALLGSLTVEENVTLRMREHRTHSEKDMHSICEQVLDEVEMGGSNNKLPGELSGGMKKRVALARALAVNPDLLFYDEPTAELDPVLTEQIGLLIARVRRDRPITQVVVTHDLVIADIVADRVAMLEGGRIAEEGSYREFRASADPGTRSFLKAARVLASRDQADNKDETGKDG; the protein is encoded by the coding sequence GTGAAGCGCGTATCGGGAAAGGGCGTCGACATAAAAGTCGAGAATGTCATCCACGAGTACGGCGACAACCGGGTCCTGGACGGGGTCAACATGGAAGTTGCCGCCGGCGCGACCCTGTGCGTGCTGGGTGGCAGCGGAACCGGGAAGAGCGTGCTCGTGAGGTTGATGGCCGGGCTTGAAGTCCCGACGTCAGGCGCAATAAGTATCGGCGGTTTGCTGGTACCCGAGTACGCGGCTCTCCCCCCGGACGACAAACCTTTTCTAGTTTCGATGGTATTCCAACACTCCGCCCTGCTGGGATCCTTGACGGTGGAAGAAAACGTCACCCTGCGTATGCGCGAGCACCGAACCCACAGCGAAAAGGACATGCACTCGATATGCGAGCAGGTACTCGACGAAGTTGAGATGGGCGGCTCCAACAACAAGTTACCCGGTGAGCTGAGCGGCGGAATGAAAAAGCGCGTCGCACTGGCGCGGGCACTGGCCGTCAACCCCGACCTGCTCTTTTACGATGAGCCCACCGCTGAACTCGACCCGGTGCTCACCGAGCAGATAGGGCTGTTGATAGCACGAGTACGCAGGGACCGGCCGATTACCCAGGTCGTGGTTACCCATGACCTGGTGATAGCCGACATAGTGGCCGACCGGGTCGCCATGCTCGAGGGCGGACGAATCGCCGAAGAAGGAAGCTACCGCGAATTTCGCGCGAGCGCCGACCCTGGCACGCGTTCGTTCCTCAAAGCGGCACGCGTACTCGCTTCACGGGATCAAGCTGACAACAAGGACGAGACAGGCAAGGACGGATAA
- a CDS encoding ABC transporter permease: MTEVSSVGVLQRCGRIVLNTLSMLGEVLLLLRRSIPGPRSLWRERTRIVEQMIIVGSETLPIASLVAFFIGMVLVVQTADQLVNYSQEVLGSIVGLSMTKELGPVLIAFLVAGRVGSSITAQIGSMAVYDEVSALRTMDIDPERYLVTPRVTAMALSLPVLILYADAVGILGGCLAVQLDPAINISLALFWDNLVSEIAMQDIVVGLVKGVVFGVTIAAVSCAFGLRTRGGTAGVAASTTQSVVWSFVLVIMFDFIIVRMAVLLP, from the coding sequence GTGACGGAGGTCAGTTCAGTAGGAGTCCTGCAACGATGCGGCAGGATCGTGCTCAACACCCTTTCCATGTTGGGCGAGGTGTTGCTGTTGCTCAGGCGATCTATCCCGGGACCGCGCTCTTTGTGGCGAGAACGCACGCGCATCGTCGAACAGATGATAATCGTTGGCAGCGAAACTCTGCCCATCGCATCTCTTGTAGCCTTCTTCATCGGGATGGTACTGGTGGTGCAGACTGCCGACCAGCTGGTCAACTACTCCCAGGAAGTGCTGGGATCCATAGTCGGGCTGTCAATGACAAAGGAACTGGGGCCAGTCCTGATAGCTTTTCTCGTTGCCGGTCGCGTGGGCTCTTCGATCACTGCCCAGATCGGTTCGATGGCGGTCTACGACGAGGTGAGCGCGCTGCGCACCATGGACATCGACCCCGAGCGCTACCTGGTAACGCCCAGGGTCACAGCTATGGCCTTGTCCCTGCCGGTCTTGATTCTCTACGCCGACGCCGTAGGCATACTCGGCGGTTGCCTGGCTGTGCAACTCGACCCCGCCATCAACATCTCGCTGGCCTTGTTCTGGGACAACCTCGTGAGCGAAATAGCCATGCAAGACATCGTGGTGGGGCTGGTCAAGGGAGTAGTGTTCGGTGTTACCATCGCCGCGGTTTCCTGCGCGTTCGGACTGCGAACCCGTGGCGGTACGGCCGGTGTTGCAGCATCGACGACCCAGTCGGTGGTATGGAGCTTTGTTCTGGTAATCATGTTTGATTTCATTATCGTGAGGATGGCGGTGTTGCTCCCGTGA
- the acs gene encoding acetate--CoA ligase, which translates to MTEKNIESLLHEDRRFEPPVKFASAARVGNREEYDAIRSKAAADPEAFWASIAEELHWFRKWDEVLDWSNPPFAKWFVGAKTNISHNCLDRNLDRGLGDKNAIIWEGEPGDRREISYSELHASVCEFAGALLAKGIKAGDRIALYMPMVPELAIAMLACARIGATHSIVFGGFSADSLRDRINDAEAAMVITADGGWRRGKVLALKDIVDDAVVQCPSVKNVIVLKRCENDVAWDDERDTWWHDAVAGVEPLEAAAELDAEHPLFILYTSGTTGKPKGVVHSTGGYMTQAYITTRWIFDLKDDDIYWCTADIGWVTGHSYIVYGPLINGATVVMYEGAPDTPGKDRFWDIVERYGVTVLYTAPTAIRTFMKWGDELPASHDLSSLRLLGTVGEPINPEAWMWYRRVIGGDRCPIVDTWWQTETGAIMISPVPGAVTTKPGSATLPFPGIDAEVVDGDGQPVAVNQGGLLVIRKPWPGMLRTIYGDPERFKEQYWTRMPGMYFAGDGARRDEDGYFWIMGRIDDVMNVSGHRLGTMEVESALVSHEAVTEAAVVGRPDDVKGEAVAAFVTLGPGYEGDDELVAALRTHVGKEIGAFAKPDDIRFTDALPKTRSGKIMRRLLRDIAAGRDEVGDTTTLEDYSVLASLREDD; encoded by the coding sequence ATGACGGAAAAGAACATAGAATCGTTACTGCACGAGGATCGCCGCTTCGAGCCACCTGTAAAATTTGCCTCGGCTGCGCGGGTAGGCAACCGCGAAGAGTACGACGCGATACGCAGCAAGGCGGCCGCTGACCCCGAGGCATTCTGGGCTTCCATAGCCGAAGAATTGCACTGGTTTCGTAAGTGGGACGAGGTGCTCGATTGGAGTAACCCTCCGTTTGCCAAGTGGTTTGTGGGCGCAAAAACCAACATCAGCCACAACTGTCTCGACCGCAACCTGGACCGCGGCCTTGGCGATAAGAACGCGATTATCTGGGAAGGCGAGCCGGGTGATCGCCGCGAAATAAGTTACTCAGAACTGCACGCAAGCGTGTGCGAGTTTGCCGGGGCGTTGCTGGCCAAGGGAATCAAGGCCGGCGACCGCATCGCCCTGTATATGCCGATGGTGCCCGAACTGGCGATTGCCATGCTCGCTTGTGCCCGCATCGGCGCTACTCACTCAATCGTGTTCGGTGGTTTCTCGGCTGATTCTCTGCGCGACAGGATCAACGATGCCGAGGCAGCCATGGTTATAACCGCCGACGGCGGTTGGCGGCGCGGCAAGGTGCTCGCGCTCAAGGATATCGTTGACGACGCCGTCGTGCAGTGCCCCAGCGTGAAGAACGTGATCGTTCTCAAGCGCTGCGAAAACGACGTGGCCTGGGACGACGAGCGCGACACCTGGTGGCACGACGCGGTGGCTGGAGTGGAGCCGCTGGAGGCGGCCGCTGAGCTCGACGCTGAGCACCCGCTTTTTATCCTCTACACATCGGGTACCACCGGCAAGCCGAAAGGAGTTGTTCACAGTACCGGCGGCTACATGACCCAGGCCTACATCACCACCCGTTGGATCTTCGATCTCAAGGACGATGACATTTACTGGTGCACCGCTGACATCGGTTGGGTTACCGGCCACAGCTACATCGTTTATGGCCCGCTCATCAACGGGGCCACTGTTGTCATGTACGAAGGCGCTCCCGATACGCCGGGCAAGGACCGGTTCTGGGATATCGTGGAGCGCTACGGCGTGACGGTTCTCTACACCGCACCTACCGCCATAAGGACCTTCATGAAGTGGGGCGACGAACTGCCGGCCTCTCACGATTTGTCGAGCCTGAGGCTGCTGGGAACGGTGGGCGAGCCCATCAATCCCGAGGCGTGGATGTGGTACCGCAGGGTGATAGGCGGCGACCGCTGCCCGATTGTTGATACCTGGTGGCAGACCGAGACCGGCGCGATCATGATCAGCCCGGTCCCCGGAGCGGTGACCACCAAGCCGGGTTCGGCGACGCTGCCTTTTCCGGGCATAGACGCCGAGGTCGTTGATGGCGACGGCCAGCCGGTCGCAGTCAACCAGGGCGGCCTGCTCGTCATACGCAAGCCCTGGCCGGGTATGTTGAGAACGATCTACGGCGACCCCGAGCGTTTCAAGGAACAGTACTGGACTCGCATGCCGGGAATGTATTTTGCTGGCGACGGCGCCCGTCGTGACGAAGACGGTTATTTCTGGATCATGGGTCGAATCGACGACGTGATGAACGTATCGGGACACCGGCTGGGTACGATGGAAGTGGAAAGTGCGCTGGTCAGTCACGAAGCAGTCACCGAGGCGGCGGTAGTAGGCCGTCCCGATGACGTAAAGGGCGAGGCCGTCGCGGCCTTCGTCACCCTGGGGCCCGGTTACGAGGGCGACGACGAGCTGGTGGCCGCGCTGCGGACCCACGTGGGCAAGGAGATAGGCGCCTTCGCAAAACCCGATGATATTCGCTTCACAGACGCGCTGCCGAAGACGCGAAGTGGTAAGATAATGCGACGATTGTTGCGTGACATTGCCGCCGGCCGGGACGAAGTGGGCGATACCACGACGCTCGAGGACTACTCGGTGCTCGCCAGCCTGCGCGAAGACGACTAA
- a CDS encoding cysteine--tRNA ligase: MGLQFYDTRARYKRDFEPLQDGRVSLYTCGVTVYDRCHVGHARSLIFFDTVVRYLRWRGWDVCFVRNITDIDDKIIARAAENGEPWQELTARFIDSMHADLDRLGCGRPDVEPRATDHIEEMLELVARLEEQGLAYAVGDGDVYFSVGDWPAYGALSGRNLDELQAGARVEVDARKKGPMDFALWKSSNPGEPCWPSQWGEGRPGWHLECSAMSARYLGRPFDIHGGGEDLIFPHHENELAQSCGAAGGDEFARYWMHHAFVRIDHEKMSKSLGNVFAIEDVLQEVEAEGLRLHLLSTHYRSPLDFSPDGIDESTRALLRIYETIARADEAGAVDPGFDFSSPEVARLVDLMDDDFNTARAIALAFDAMRDCNRELDAGNLRAASSARGVLAAVGAAVGLFEQDPAAYLSDYRERAAQSGGVDAGLVEELVAARVQARADKDFQKADTLRDQLVEMGVVLEDGPDGTSWKLER; the protein is encoded by the coding sequence GTGGGCTTACAGTTTTACGACACCAGGGCGCGTTACAAACGCGATTTTGAACCACTGCAGGACGGCCGAGTTTCGCTGTACACCTGCGGGGTCACGGTCTACGACCGTTGCCACGTGGGCCACGCGCGTTCGCTGATATTTTTTGACACGGTCGTGCGTTACCTGCGTTGGCGCGGTTGGGACGTTTGCTTCGTGCGCAACATCACCGATATTGACGACAAGATCATCGCCCGCGCCGCAGAGAACGGTGAGCCTTGGCAGGAACTGACTGCGCGTTTCATCGATTCCATGCATGCGGACCTTGATCGCCTGGGTTGTGGACGGCCCGACGTTGAACCACGCGCGACCGACCACATAGAAGAAATGCTCGAGCTTGTAGCCCGGCTCGAAGAGCAGGGGCTGGCCTATGCCGTGGGAGACGGCGACGTGTATTTTTCTGTTGGCGACTGGCCCGCCTACGGCGCGCTCTCCGGGCGCAATCTCGACGAGTTGCAGGCCGGCGCGCGGGTCGAGGTGGACGCTAGAAAGAAAGGTCCCATGGACTTTGCGCTATGGAAGTCGAGCAACCCGGGAGAGCCTTGCTGGCCGAGCCAATGGGGCGAAGGGCGACCCGGCTGGCACCTGGAGTGCTCGGCCATGAGCGCGCGCTATCTTGGCCGACCCTTTGATATTCACGGTGGTGGCGAGGACCTCATCTTTCCTCACCACGAAAACGAACTCGCCCAGTCCTGCGGCGCGGCCGGGGGCGACGAATTCGCCCGTTACTGGATGCACCACGCCTTCGTGCGCATAGATCACGAGAAGATGTCCAAGTCCCTGGGCAATGTCTTCGCGATAGAGGACGTTCTGCAGGAAGTCGAGGCCGAGGGCCTGCGCCTTCACCTGCTCTCTACTCACTACCGCAGCCCTCTTGATTTCAGTCCAGACGGAATCGACGAATCGACACGCGCACTGCTGAGGATTTACGAGACGATTGCCCGTGCCGATGAAGCGGGGGCGGTGGACCCCGGCTTTGACTTCAGCAGTCCCGAGGTAGCCCGCCTGGTCGATTTGATGGACGATGATTTCAATACCGCGCGAGCGATCGCGCTGGCCTTTGATGCAATGAGAGACTGCAACCGCGAACTCGATGCCGGCAACCTGCGCGCGGCCTCCTCGGCCCGCGGCGTCCTTGCGGCTGTGGGTGCGGCGGTGGGTCTGTTTGAGCAGGACCCGGCGGCGTATCTCTCCGATTATCGCGAACGTGCCGCTCAAAGCGGGGGCGTGGACGCCGGCCTGGTCGAAGAGCTCGTCGCTGCACGCGTGCAGGCCCGTGCCGATAAGGACTTTCAGAAAGCTGACACCCTCAGGGACCAACTGGTCGAGATGGGCGTCGTGCTCGAAGACGGGCCCGACGGAACCAGCTGGAAGCTTGAGCGCTGA
- a CDS encoding DUF2889 domain-containing protein: protein MSAEQQAMQRQHVHSRVIDYEARPLAGGDLALEAKLCDIRRVAFQGVLHDKVITPGIIHDVELDLRVDKERVLRDSSFKMYTVPFPDAVQHGGTCCQDILGAFDGLVGVRVDERMNRNVMALVGGPRGCFHGQTLAIGALPVINEALGGDQPRRVARHLLIDGYNYGATGVTLEASMIDSELPDDLSAGPMGEVIVEADLSISFEVTDFVYKMPVATLRCPAAGIDGEVPLADRLDGLRMAPGVFADLRRRLPGGRESELLTQLLSMMIPVTIQASIAQRARMGRPPGPDADNKGSLGQVDSCHMWAEGGALDLKVREALAERLATEK from the coding sequence TTGAGCGCTGAGCAGCAAGCCATGCAACGCCAGCACGTACATAGCAGGGTTATTGACTATGAGGCCCGCCCCTTGGCTGGCGGAGATCTGGCCCTCGAGGCCAAGCTCTGTGATATACGACGCGTGGCTTTCCAGGGAGTGCTGCACGACAAGGTGATCACGCCGGGGATAATCCACGACGTTGAACTGGACCTGCGCGTCGACAAGGAGCGTGTGTTGCGCGATTCGTCGTTCAAGATGTACACAGTCCCGTTTCCTGACGCAGTGCAGCACGGCGGTACTTGCTGCCAGGACATCCTGGGCGCTTTTGACGGCCTGGTAGGGGTAAGGGTCGACGAGCGCATGAATCGTAACGTGATGGCGCTTGTAGGTGGTCCTCGGGGCTGTTTTCACGGGCAGACCCTCGCGATCGGGGCCTTGCCGGTGATCAACGAGGCTCTTGGCGGCGACCAGCCGAGAAGGGTGGCCAGGCACCTGCTCATAGACGGTTACAACTACGGGGCCACCGGCGTGACGCTGGAGGCCAGCATGATAGACAGCGAGCTGCCCGATGACCTGTCTGCCGGTCCCATGGGCGAAGTGATAGTCGAGGCAGACTTGAGCATATCGTTTGAAGTCACTGATTTTGTTTACAAAATGCCCGTAGCCACCTTGCGCTGCCCGGCCGCCGGGATTGACGGAGAAGTACCGCTGGCCGACCGGCTCGACGGCCTGCGCATGGCTCCAGGGGTTTTTGCCGATCTCAGAAGGCGCCTGCCAGGGGGTCGCGAATCGGAGCTGTTGACGCAGCTTTTGAGCATGATGATCCCGGTCACGATCCAGGCTTCTATTGCCCAGCGAGCCCGTATGGGGCGGCCACCGGGTCCGGACGCAGACAACAAAGGTAGTCTCGGACAGGTGGACAGTTGCCACATGTGGGCCGAGGGTGGGGCCCTGGATCTCAAGGTCAGGGAAGCCCTGGCCGAGCGCCTCGCTACTGAAAAATAA